The DNA region TAATGAACCTATATATAGCTTACGGTTAAGAAAGCCAGCGCCCCACGTGCAGActtactgtttaaaaaaaaaaacccaccaaaaaacAGACTAAGACTAGGGATGGAGGTATGGGTTAGGCaatgagaactttttaaaaactctgttcATTCATCCTGCAACAAGTCAACATACTCTGCAGAAAACCTGGAAAACCCAGATGCCCCAACCTGTGAAAAGAGCTCCCACACTGAAAACCATGCCCAGAGCCAACCGGGGCCCCAGCCTTGTTACTGGAGACCTTTCCGTAGTGAGCTCAGGCTACTAAGACTCtaccaaaggaaaaaacaacacttAGTGCCATAGGAAGGAACCCAGCACCACTGTTTAAGCAGGAATGTCAACTTTAGGGAGCTTCCTTTTCACTCAGGCAATTCCACTCTTTCGAGACCCGACCCTCCTGTAAGTCCACGGCCGCCTCCAGGCTTCTGACACTTCCACGCTGCCTCGGGGAAGCCCCTGGCTGACAAATTGCCCGCCTGGTATTTACTAGTGAAAACCACAACCGCAGCCGGCAGTCATTAGCCCGCGCTGCCGGCGCAGCCGCGCATAACTAAGTCCCCGGGCTCCGTGCCCCCTTCCCTGGGGAAGAGACCTGGAAGGAAGACCACTGAAAGTGTGTTCCTTCTGGCCGCATGCTTTTCTTCGTGGAGCCTAAGAACCCGACCGTCTTTTCACGCCTCAAGACGCTTCACCTTTCCCCCAAATCATTCCCATCATTATAGTTCAAACTGGCACCTCAAAACGAGACGCGCGCGCACGAAGAAAAGATCCGTTTCCAAATCGGGAGAGGTTTTGCAAATACATTTCAACTTATCGGTCTTTTCCCCCAGGAAAGGGGACACTTTCCGCACCGACGAGGTGTTACCAGACTGCGGCCAGTTAAGTGCTCTGACACCAGGGCACTTTCACCTCCAGGTTGGATTCCAAACTTGGCTCCACCGAGCTGAAAATGGCCGGTGTGCGCCGCATCCCCGCCCCGAGGCTGCCGAAGCCGCCGGCCCCTTCCCCCTCTGGGCCGATCGCCCAAAGCCTTGCCTCGGTTCCAAAAACCTTTCCCCAGCTCGGCGGATGCCGCGCTCTTTGGGGACTCTTTCTAGAGTATCCTGACGATCAGTGCGACCCCCGGTCCAGCCCCTTTCTTGTCCTCTTTACCTTTCCGCAGGCGAACACCTCGCGGGTCTCGCAACCCTCTCTCTTCACCTCCAGAGCCTTGCGCAACAGCCCAGGACCTCTCCAGGCAGGCTGCACCCGGCTCCGCCTCCGGAACAGCTGCGCCAAAGGGTAGGCGATACCCCGACGTGACCAAGCCCGCGCCACCAACCCTGGTAGCCTGTAGAGGCACCCCCCGAGACGCCTATACCTTCTCTGCCAGACCTCCAAGGACCGGTATTGGGCTGGGGGGACCGCCTGCCGCTCTGAGAAGTCGGCTCTAGGGCGCCCGGGCAGGTGCGCACGCTCTTTGCGGCGGCCTCCCGCCCCGCGAGCGCACGGAGATGAGTGGTGCGGCCAGGACTGGCGAACAGCCTCGCAGGGCACTGGCACCGAGGATCCCGAGGATCCAAATTGGCAGCCCCGCGACTTGGGCTCCTGGCCCTGAGTGTCTTAAGCGCGGCGCGCGACTTTCCCGCAGCCGGCTGTCTCCGGAGTTCTCACCCAATCCCGGCCGGTTACTCTCCGCACATTGCAACACTGTCGCTACGGCGCGGCTGCTCTGGCTTTGTGAAAGTTGGCCCGCGCTCCGCGGAACCACATATCCGGCGCCCGCTAAAGCCAACTCGGTTGAGATTAGTCTCTTTAGGAGGGAAAAAAAGCGCAGAAAACAAGTCACTTACCCGTGCCTTTAGGGTGTGCAGTTAGAAATCTGGGGCGCACCCGGGATTCAGTCGTGATTCCTGGAGACCTCAGGTTGTCTCCAGCGGGGCGCCAGGTGCGCCCGCTGTCTAACAAGCCTTTGGCCATCCGGGCGCCCTCCGGCGCCTTGGGGAGATTTGGGGAGCCCTTTCCAGCTCTCGGAGACCTCAGCTGTCTCTAACGGGGTGCACCCACCGTCTAACAAGCCTTTGGCCATCCGGGCGCCCTCCGGCGCCTTGAGGAGATTTGGGGAGCCCTTTTCAGCTCTCGGAGACCTCAGGCTGTCTCCAGCGGGGCGCCAGGTGCGCTCGCTGTCTAACAAGCCTTTGGCCAACCGGGCGCCCTCCGGCGCCTTGGGGAGATTTGGGGAGACCTTCCCAGCTCTCGGAGCTCTCAGGCCGTCTCCAGCGGGGTGCAAGGAGCACCCACCGTCTAACAAGCCTTTGGCCATCCGGGCGCCCTCCAGCACCTTGGGGAGACTTGGGGAGCCCTTCCCAGCTCTCGGGAAGCCCTTCCCATCTCTCGGAGACCTCAGGCTGTCTCCAGCGGGGTGTGATGAGCACCGGACTTCTAACAAGCCTTTGGCCACTTGAGCGCCTTGGTGAGGTTTGGGGAGCCCTTCCCAGCTCTCCTGGCCTCCCACTTCCCTGGCTGGCTAGCTGAGCCCGCTATCTTCCCGCCTTCCTCCTAACCtgcatttccttctctctctcttcttcccgctgctcccacacccaccccaggctccccagTTCCCCGGTGGGCAACCTACCTGAATCAAAGAAAACAAGGAGAATCTGGACCGTGTCCTCCATTAGAAACGCCGGATGGGGATGGGTCCCCTTTTGGAAGGGGACTTCGGGGATGGGTCTCGGCGGGTGGGCTTCCTGGGCTTGCAGCCGCCgcgctgctgctgcttctccttCTTGGGCTTCTCAGACTCTTCGGGGTCCCTCGGATCCCGGTCCTGGGGCGCGGGCTGAGgctcctccccctctctgggGCTGCGGGGCTCCTGGCTGCGGGGCTGGGCGCGATTCGGGGAGGCGTCGGGGCTGCGCACCCGCAGAGCttggaggcgctgggtgagggactgGGCGAAGGCGCTCTGCCTGGCCGCCGCGGGTCCGCGCTCGTCCTCGGGCTCTGTCTCGGGCTCAGTGGTGGGGGCGGTCTCCGTCTCGGTGTCGAAGTCGATGTCAGACTCAAGATCAGATTCAGACTCGGTCTCAGATTCGTAGTTGAACTCTTCCTCGTAGTCAGGGCACTCGGGGCGGGACAGGTCTTGTTCTGCCTCCTCCTGATCCGAGTCGGAATTGGGGGGCTCGGGGATCACCTGAGCGGCGGAGCGGTGGTGGGCGTTAAGGAAGCTTCGGCGGGCAGCCGCGCGCTGTTGGGCGCGGTTATTGGAGGTGGCGAGGGCGCGGAGGAGCGCGATGGAGCAGGAGAGCCAGAGGAGCGCAGTGGCTGCTCGGCGGCCAATGGGTGGGCACAGATCGTTGTAATTGTGGCGAGCTCGGCGCCAGTGAGCCCGGGACCTGCGATCCATTCTCTTAGGCGCACACCAAGAAGCTGGCCCGCTCTCTGTCTCTGCAGAGAGCGGCTCCGGTGCGCATTGGCTGCTAGAGCCGAAAAAGATGCACCTTACGAGGTGAGAACCTGGGTCTGGCGGTCCCAGCCCCACCTCGGTGTAAGGGCAAAAAGGGAAGCACCTACCGCTCTGACCACTCAACTTTCTAAAGCTCCGCGCCTCTGCTTGCCTCTGAGCaaaaggaagggatgggggaaagTCTATCTCCTCCTAGGCTCCTCTCTCGAAGTCTCAGACTCTGCAGTCTAAGATTCGGGGAGGTGCCTCCGCAGATCCTCTctctgggagaggagagaggagactgAGGCGAGGAGAGACTGGTGGAGAGGTTCTGCAAAGTTGCGCGCCCGGACTTCTGCCGGGCATGTGCAGAAAGGAGGCGGGGGCGCCTCCCCGCGAGCTGCGCGCAGCGGTGTTGAGTCTGTGGCGCAGACCCTAGTGGGCCggcaggtggcaggagggaaCCTTGTTTGAAAGGATTTGGGGGAATCGAGGGGGCGGGGTGACGGGTGCCCAGGAGCAAGCAATCGAGCCACAGGTTAGCAGCTGGGCATGGGTTCTCCATGGGGTTCATACCCTCTCCCCAACTTCTCCAGTGTCACCCTTAAAATGAACAAAGCCGGAAGCAGCTCATTCTAAACCTCAGACTTGCCGACATTCAGGGGAAATGAGGGTCTGTACGGGAGTACTAATGATCCTGCCTGGGCATTTTCCAAGGGTTTAATAAGGATGGTAATCTCAGGCAGTCATTAATCATGAAACCACCTTTGGCAGAACTGTTATAGTGACTGTAATCTGAGAAGTTTCTCCAAAATCCCCCCCATCCCCTGAGTCTCAGTCTGCTAATTACTTCCTTAGGAAGGGTCTCCATAGAGCAGTGATGGTTCTCAAACCCATGGGTGTACCTGTAGGAGCTCTAGTGGAGAACGTGGCGGGAAGACAGACTTGGATCAGCTGGAACCACCACTTCCAGGCAGTCTTTCCTGCACTGATAAGCAGtaggcacaaccaaatgtgccctctgggggagggggggcggtgatTCAGGGTGTTGGAAACCTCATTGGGTATTCCTTAAAGCTCTCATAGTTTTTCAACAAAattaattcattcagcaaacatttattgagtgccaatctctgttctaggtgctgaaggtaaagttaaaaaaaaaaaaaagacgagaAAAAAAGGCTTAGATTAAGGAAAGGATGTTTAGAATTAATCTGCTGTGAATCAGAGCATTGAACCACTCAGAACATCTTACCCACCAACATTGTGAGAAACGATTGGATCAACCAGAGCATTAGATATAGGGGACAGCTAAATATCCCTGGAGCATGTTGTTGGACCTCAGAGGCTAAAACCTTGGAGGAAGTTAGTAGGCCTCTTTCTCTGCCCTGGAAAGTCCAGTGAGCACAAGGCCCTCCGGGAACCCTGGAGTGAGTGGTCCGTGCTCAGGAGAGCGTGGTCCTGTGGAAGCTCTGGAGTTCCATCTGCAGCCCGGACGCTGGAGTGCCCCTCTCTCATTGTGACAAGACCAAAGGTGGTGAAATCAAGGCAAAAGCCATCTCCTGGAGTCCATAGAAGTATTAACAAGGTTGCTTCACTCGGGACACATGGTTTCTTTGTGTTTGAGTCAACATGGGGAACACTTGAAGAGCCACAACCCCCTAAAATTCTGCTTTTCCCTTTTAGTCCACCTGGCAGCCTTCCTGGTGCTCCTTCTGGTGGCCGGAGAGTCCTGCGCCCCAGCAGGTGGGGTTCGCCCTCAGACCTCCCAACGCCGTGCCTGTGTGAAGACCAGCAAACCCAGAGTTAAGACCCTAATAAGATTCTAGCCACTGCTTTGGATGTGTTGAGGTTTTGTTTCTGCATCTTGGATGCCGGCATTCTTGAATGTTCCTGACCTGGCTTCTTGGCTGCGTCTCTCTTACATCTTGTGTTCTTCGAGTTAGTTTGTAGCATTAAAATACTGA from Eptesicus fuscus isolate TK198812 chromosome 12, DD_ASM_mEF_20220401, whole genome shotgun sequence includes:
- the LOC103285922 gene encoding neuroendocrine secretory protein 55-like, with amino-acid sequence MDRRSRAHWRRARHNYNDLCPPIGRRAATALLWLSCSIALLRALATSNNRAQQRAAARRSFLNAHHRSAAQVIPEPPNSDSDQEEAEQDLSRPECPDYEEEFNYESETESESDLESDIDFDTETETAPTTEPETEPEDERGPAAARQSAFAQSLTQRLQALRVRSPDASPNRAQPRSQEPRSPREGEEPQPAPQDRDPRDPEESEKPKKEKQQQRGGCKPRKPTRRDPSPKSPSKRGPIPIRRF